tgagaagaagtggaagtgTGAGAAGTGCTCCAAAAAGTACGCAGTTCAATCTGATTGGAAAGCTCACACCAAAACCTGTGGCACCCGAGAGTATAAATGCGACTGTGGCACCCTCTTCTCCAGGTAATTAACTGATTCATGCAACTTCCGAATGAATAGTCGCACGTTGATTTGATTCATATGATTGTGTCGcgtgaaaaatgaaatttttttcattgtcaCAACACGAAGTAGACATAAATTAATTCCCAGTTGCAAAGTCACGCAAAAATCTACCTATGTTCTCGTTTATTAATTAGTAGTATAActctatttttatgtttgtatttACAATCTCTGGTGTGTGCTTTTTTGGGATGTGTAAGGCTTTTTGGTTTGAGATTTAATGAGTGATTATTGTGTAAGTGTATGGTTTAAATGATTACATAATTAATGGGGAATTTCACTGAACTTTTCTCAGGAAGGACAGCTTTATTACTCACAGGGCTTTCTGTGATGCCTTAGCCGAAGAGAGCTCGAGACTTTCCTCAGTTACTACCAGTAGTCTAAATTTCAAGAGCGAAGATGCAAGTGTGATGAATACACAAGCTGGTTTGTCGTCATGTGAATTAATCACTGGTCAGGGAATGCAGAGTGTTCCACACTTTGGTCCACATGGGTTTCGTTTAATGGGAATGGGTGCAGACCAACAAAGACCAAACTTGTCACTGTGGTTGAATCAGGGACATCACATTAATAACCCACTTGATGTTCCATCATCAAGTTCCTCAGGTTTGCCTGAGGTTGTGCAAATGGCACAAGCTAATAATGCCTTGATTGATTCTTCTTCAGTATTCTCAAATTTTAGAATGCCTGCCTCcaattcaaagggagaaggtggaGCTTCAGATTTGGCAACAATTTATTCTGAAAGTCAAAACAAGAATTCAATCTCAGCTTCCCCAATGTCAGCCACTGCCCTTTTGCAGAAGGCAGCACAAATGGGTTCCACCAGAAGCACCAACCCTTCAATTTTCAGTGGCAGTTTTGGAGTGATGAGCTCATCTTCCACCCAAAGTACCAGTCTCAATAATAGAAATGCAAACCAAACCGGTGACCAACTTAACCAAGTCTTTCACAACATGAACCGACAGGAAAATTTCAATGGAACAAGCAGTAGTGCAACTATGTTGGGTAGTTCTTCGAACTTTAGCTCATTGACACATCCATCAAACAGTTTTGATCAGTTTCTGATGCAAAACAATGTGGAACCAACTCAGATAAACCTCCATCCAGGCTCAAACACAGTGGAACATAACTTGACAAGAGATTTTCTTGGCATGAACAGAAATGGAGGTGGACATCCATTTCTACCCGAAGAGCTTGCCAAGTTTGCTTCCTTAGGCTCATCAATGGGTCTGAACCAATTCATTGCAGGCCATCAATGAAGTCCTTTCTGACTATAACTCATATGACATATCTAGTGGTCCCAATTCATGTTGTTGCAGTACAGTGGAAAGTAACAGAAAATTATTGGGAATTGTTGGTGAAGCTTAAGACCAGTTTAGAGCGATTTTGTGATCAGATATGGTTCTGTGTATTGTCAGCGGTTCTGAGGGTAGTAGGGACCCACTGCATGTTTGAGATGAAAGAAGGAACAGCGAGTTCCCCTAGCAGTGCCTGTTCTCTAAGTagtagttgttgttgttggtttgTCTTCTGTCTTAACCTTGTTATCGTTTTTGGCTTCTCTCTTCCTCGAGAGAAGCGGAAGATATAAAGTAATGATAAAACAGctacaaaaatatcaagaatTCCAAAGTAGCAATgtagaaaaatgattaaaaaatactaGAACTGAATCAGTATTTGTTAGTACAACTATTACTGTTGACCTTCAGTCGAATTTTGGTTCCTGAACAACCCTACATGGGCGTGGGTTAacgagaaaaacaaaattattacttCCGATTTTACATAACTCATGAGAAGGTTGAACAGCTTGTTCATTGAAATTATTACAACAATGAATAAGTCTAGCCAACTTTACACGTCGGATACGTGATTTTTTATAGTAGtaatcataatattataatgatGATGATTAAGGAAAGTTCACGAGGAAGATGAGCATTTTGACGTTTTTTATTTGGTAGATATATATATCAAGTGCTGCCTAGTAGTAGTTTGAGATAGCCAGAATCTAGATGCCATAGGCTAGCTTTTTCATAGACCCTAGTTATAATGACCAAATCTCTAGCTAGAGGTGaaagttttgtttgattttcgTCAAATAAGTTTACgtatttattgaattaaagGCTATGTTTCATTGCCACTGTAGCTTTCAGGTCAAACTTCTTAATTTGGTGGCATACTGAATTAAAAGACAGTCTATGTGGTTGCTACTTGCTTCTCTGCATTTATGGAAACTTTGTCGtgttcttttataattatttattgtaaaaactAATTAGGAAGGGCGGTTGTGAGATCGAGTTCATTTTATGGTATTTGAAGGCGAGAGATGAATAGTGacattatttcatatttttattcgaTTATATGCATAAAGATTCGTAGGTGAACATTCTggtttacaaaaatattttgttttaatacaaGATTCGCGTTTAAGTATTGAAATCCATTGTGGATTGTGTTGGAATTGACTCGTGAAAGAGGCGGAATCGATTTTGGAAGAAGTTGGAACTGATTCTATGGAAATGTTATATGTTGGAAATCGATTCTCTTAAGCATGGAATCTGttatattttttcacttttttgttttgtcttatATGAAGTGGTGGAGGACGTAAGGTGGAGTTTAGTGGCTAAGCGAAGAACGTGTGGCGGTGATCCTATTCGAAAAGGTTAGTTTATCCATCCTCTTTTAAGTTCTAATTGTATAATTAtgtcaaaagttaaaaatactttataagaaaatatttattttttattttaattaatattaagagaatgtatttttaaaaacttttttttacagcttttttataatagtttatttgACAGTTTTTTattgatccgtttcaaatatacgaaccaataaaatagtgacacatgatttttgtcaaaaatcataaaaaaaaaatttgttaaaatatcattattagaTGAAAGATGATATCATTTTGGTGGTCTAACCACATGTCAATTATTGATGATgcttagaattttaattaataattttctaagattttatttattaaaaaaatttataaaataattctaattcatttaaatattatttatattatttttaacataaaaagtaatttaataatcttacttttctatctattaaaacttattttgaatttgttacATCAATTAAATCACTCACAAAATTccataaacattattttcaaattccCTCACTTTTACctccaaattttgttaaaaaaaaaaaacaacacaaattttactttcaaattcacttatATATCCATCAATTATCTCCCTCAAATTATTCTTTACAAAAGAACACAtacaaattgttttcttttgcatgaGTTTAGTATTCAAAGATAATAGCAAGCATTGATTTGGAATCTAATTTGTATTCTTCCGTAAAGATTAAAAAGTGATGGGAAGAGCAAAATTGCAGCATTCATGCTCTTATGCAATATTGCTTGAACAAGGAGATTCGAGAGTGAAATAGGTGATTTTACATAAATAACCTTGCTTTATTTTCAGTAATATCATATGTCAAAGagtgttatttttaataagaaactTATAAGAGGATGCAAATGATCTTGAAAGATGAATGTTTGTCATTGTTGACCGTCGAGATATAACTATTGACGTCAAATTACCATCCTTAATGAGAGATACAATCTAATTCTTGGAATTCCTTCATCTCAATACATTGGAGTGCAAATTTCTAAGTTATTAACAagcatagacatttcaaatgaCAACTTCTTCAGACAATGATATAACTTCTTTTATTCACATTCATTCCATACAAGACGTATTATGAGAATGTCGACATAATATCGTTAGAATAAGTTACAAActtatataaatgaatgagGTTCACTTTGATTGATCATAGATCATAttctatgtattttttaatatttgtcatattttaaattgactttACTAATTGtatgataaaaatatctttaattattttgagttttaatattgaaaatcaaaacatttaGTTATACAAacatattgtattatttatttatttcatttaataatttttaaaaaaatcttattcattaaaaatatcgAAAATAATTCTATatcattttattacttttaacatCAAGAATAATTAGGTAATTTCatgtttcaatttattaaaacttttttaatctattacatATGATCAAATCTCTCaccaactttatttttaaatttacactttcaccttcaaatctctttaaaaagaaataacacaAACTTCATCTTTAAATCCATCCAAATTTCTTCACTCTATTTCTCTCGAatcaatctttaaaaaaaaaaaaaaactacctaaATGTGCCTAGACCAGTTCAGATGTTTGGAAACCATCCACACGCACTTAACCCatgtatgtaaaaaaaaaaaaaaatcccagaATAACTATTAGTACTGTTTTCTGTTAGGTTTTCGACTATAAAATAGAAGAAGAcaaattttattctatatttcaGTATCAACCATATTATAAGGTTTTAATTTAGTGAAAATTTACAATAGAATGAAAAACCTTTgcgaatgaatgaatgaatgaatatatatatatatatatatatatatatatatatttgttaacttAGACTAATTTAAAGAAGGTTGGTCCTAGACAATTACTGTCTTTTCAAAGATGAAAAATTCctcttttaacaaaataaaataggcttttatttttattattcccTGATGAAGGTGTCATTTGGTGTTCTACAATctataaaaagtaaacaattttTACAGACACTTCTCTGTATG
The sequence above is drawn from the Vigna radiata var. radiata cultivar VC1973A chromosome 3, Vradiata_ver6, whole genome shotgun sequence genome and encodes:
- the LOC106756842 gene encoding zinc finger protein JACKDAW isoform X1, whose translation is MQMIPSEPFSLSSTLPGLPNEQNTNPNPNHPPPPTKKKRNLPGTPDPDAEVIALSPKTLMATNRFICEICNKGFQRDQNLQLHRRGHNLPWKLRQRSNKEVRKKVYICPEKTCVHHHASRALGDLTGIKKHYSRKHGEKKWKCEKCSKKYAVQSDWKAHTKTCGTREYKCDCGTLFSRKDSFITHRAFCDALAEESSRLSSVTTSSLNFKSEDASVMNTQAGLSSCELITGQGMQSVPHFGPHGFRLMGMGADQQRPNLSLWLNQGHHINNPLDVPSSSSSGLPEVVQMAQANNALIDSSSVFSNFRMPASNSKGEGGASDLATIYSESQNKNSISASPMSATALLQKAAQMGSTRSTNPSIFSGSFGVMSSSSTQSTSLNNRNANQTGDQLNQVFHNMNRQENFNGTSSSATMLGSSSNFSSLTHPSNSFDQFLMQNNVEPTQINLHPGSNTVEHNLTRDFLGMNRNGGGHPFLPEELAKFASLGSSMGLNQFIAGHQ
- the LOC106756842 gene encoding zinc finger protein JACKDAW isoform X2 — encoded protein: MQMIPSEPFSLSSTLPGLPNEQNTNPNPNHPPPPTKKKRNLPGTPDAEVIALSPKTLMATNRFICEICNKGFQRDQNLQLHRRGHNLPWKLRQRSNKEVRKKVYICPEKTCVHHHASRALGDLTGIKKHYSRKHGEKKWKCEKCSKKYAVQSDWKAHTKTCGTREYKCDCGTLFSRKDSFITHRAFCDALAEESSRLSSVTTSSLNFKSEDASVMNTQAGLSSCELITGQGMQSVPHFGPHGFRLMGMGADQQRPNLSLWLNQGHHINNPLDVPSSSSSGLPEVVQMAQANNALIDSSSVFSNFRMPASNSKGEGGASDLATIYSESQNKNSISASPMSATALLQKAAQMGSTRSTNPSIFSGSFGVMSSSSTQSTSLNNRNANQTGDQLNQVFHNMNRQENFNGTSSSATMLGSSSNFSSLTHPSNSFDQFLMQNNVEPTQINLHPGSNTVEHNLTRDFLGMNRNGGGHPFLPEELAKFASLGSSMGLNQFIAGHQ